From Eleftheria terrae, the proteins below share one genomic window:
- the rplK gene encoding 50S ribosomal protein L11: protein MAKKIVGFIKLQIPAGKANPSPPVGPALGQRGLNIMEFCKAFNAQTQGVEPGLKLPVVITAFADKSFTFVIKTPPATVLIKKAVKIEKGSSRAHLDKVGKISRGQLEEIAKTKMKDLTAADLDAAVKTIAGSARSMGIIVEGV, encoded by the coding sequence ATGGCCAAGAAGATTGTCGGCTTCATCAAGCTGCAAATCCCGGCAGGCAAGGCCAATCCTTCGCCCCCGGTCGGTCCTGCGCTGGGTCAGCGCGGCCTGAACATCATGGAATTCTGCAAGGCGTTCAACGCCCAGACCCAGGGCGTCGAGCCCGGTCTGAAGCTGCCGGTGGTCATCACCGCCTTTGCAGACAAGTCCTTCACTTTCGTCATCAAGACCCCGCCCGCGACGGTCCTGATCAAGAAGGCCGTCAAGATCGAGAAGGGCTCCAGCCGCGCCCACCTCGACAAGGTCGGCAAGATCAGCCGTGGCCAGCTCGAAGAGATCGCCAAGACCAAGATGAAGGACCTGACGGCCGCCGACCTCGACGCCGCTGTCAAGACCATTGCAGGCTCTGCCCGTTCGATGGGCATCATCGTGGAAGGTGTCTGA
- the nusG gene encoding transcription termination/antitermination protein NusG has product MEKAVERNLRERIDRAGMQDKFGRILVPTEEVIEVKNGKKAVTERRFFPGYVLVEMVMDDDTWHLVKHTSKVTGFVGGARNRPVPISEDEVMKIVNQMQEGIEKPRPKVEWEVGEVVRVKEGPFTDFNGAIEEVNYDKSKLRVSVTIFGRATPVELDFHQVEKI; this is encoded by the coding sequence ATGGAAAAGGCGGTGGAGCGCAATCTGCGCGAACGCATCGACCGCGCCGGCATGCAGGACAAGTTCGGCCGTATCCTGGTCCCGACCGAAGAAGTCATCGAGGTGAAGAACGGCAAGAAGGCCGTCACCGAGCGCCGCTTCTTCCCCGGCTACGTGCTGGTCGAGATGGTGATGGACGACGACACCTGGCACCTGGTGAAGCACACGTCCAAGGTGACCGGCTTCGTCGGCGGTGCCCGGAACCGCCCGGTGCCCATCTCGGAAGACGAGGTCATGAAGATCGTCAACCAGATGCAGGAAGGCATCGAGAAGCCCCGGCCCAAGGTGGAATGGGAAGTGGGCGAGGTGGTGCGCGTCAAGGAAGGCCCCTTCACCGACTTCAACGGTGCCATCGAGGAAGTCAACTACGACAAGTCCAAGCTGCGCGTCTCGGTCACGATCTTTGGCCGGGCGACGCCCGTGGAGCTGGACTTCCATCAGGTCGAGAAGATCTGA
- the rplA gene encoding 50S ribosomal protein L1 translates to MAKLTKRQKANQGKVESTKLYPIEQALSLVKEAAVAKFDESIDVAVQLGIDAKKSDQVVRGAVVLPNGTGKTKRVAVFAQGAKAEEAKAAGADVVGMEDLAEQVKAGNLNFDVVIASPDTMRIVGTLGQILGPRGLMPNPKVGTVTPDVATAVKNAKAGQVQFRVDKAGIIHATIGRRSFDADKLRGNLAALLEALNKAKPASSKGVYLRKVAVSSTMGIGVRVDAATINAAPAA, encoded by the coding sequence ATGGCCAAGCTGACCAAGCGCCAAAAGGCTAACCAGGGCAAGGTCGAGAGCACCAAGCTCTATCCGATCGAGCAAGCCCTGTCGCTCGTCAAGGAAGCGGCTGTCGCCAAGTTCGACGAGTCGATCGACGTGGCCGTGCAACTCGGCATCGATGCGAAGAAGTCCGACCAGGTCGTGCGTGGCGCCGTCGTGCTGCCCAACGGCACTGGCAAGACCAAGCGCGTCGCCGTGTTCGCCCAGGGTGCCAAGGCCGAGGAAGCCAAGGCCGCCGGTGCCGACGTGGTCGGCATGGAAGACCTGGCCGAGCAAGTCAAGGCCGGCAACCTGAACTTCGACGTCGTGATCGCCTCGCCGGACACGATGCGTATCGTCGGTACGCTGGGCCAGATCCTCGGCCCGCGCGGCCTGATGCCGAACCCGAAGGTCGGTACCGTCACGCCCGACGTCGCCACCGCGGTGAAGAACGCCAAGGCAGGCCAGGTGCAGTTCCGTGTCGACAAGGCCGGCATCATCCACGCCACCATCGGCCGTCGTTCCTTCGACGCCGACAAGCTGCGTGGCAACCTGGCGGCGCTGCTGGAAGCCCTGAACAAGGCCAAGCCGGCATCGAGCAAGGGCGTGTACCTGCGCAAGGTCGCCGTGTCCTCGACGATGGGCATCGGCGTGCGCGTCGATGCAGCGACGATCAACGCTGCACCGGCTGCCTGA
- the rpoB gene encoding DNA-directed RNA polymerase subunit beta, protein MAYTYTERKRIRKSFGKRESVLNVPYLLTMQRESYVAFLQKDVPPQKRKPEGLQAAFLSAFPIVSHNGFVEMKFIEYNIAKPPFDTRECQQRGLTYASAVRAKLQMIVYDRESPQAKTVKEIKEQEVYMGEVPLMTDYGSFIVNGTERVIVSQLHRSPGVFFEHDKGKTHSSGKLLFSARIIPYRGSWLDFEFDPKDILFFRVDRRRKMPVTILLKAIGLNPEQILANFFVFDNFRLMDSGAQMEFVSERLRGEVARFDITDKSGNVIVEKDKRITARHTRAMEQSGTQFITVPEDFLVGRVLAKNQVDPDTGEIIAKANDELTDSLLKKLRGAGIKEIQCLYTNELDQGAYISQTLASDETADQLAARVAIYRMMRPGEPPTEDAVEALFNRLFYSADTYDLSRVGRMKFNARVGRDEPTGPMTLSNEDILDVVKILVDLRNGRGEVDDIDHLGNRRVRCVGELAENQYRSGLARIEKAVKERLGQAETEALMPHDLINSKPISAALKEFFGASQLSQFMDQTNPLSEITHKRRVSALGPGGLTRERAGFEVRDVHPTHYGRVCPIETPEGPNIGLINSLALYAQLNEYGFLETPYRRVSDGKVTDQIDYLSAIEEGKYVIAQANASLDAEGKLIDELVSAREKGESVLTSPERIQYMDVAPTQIVSVAASLVPFLEHDDANRALMGANMQRQAVPTLRPEKAFVGTGVERVAAVDSGTVVAAKRGGVVDYVDTNRVVIRVNDNETVAGEVGVDIYNLIKYQRSNQNTNIHQRPIVRRGDVVAAGDVIADGASTDLGELALGQNMLVAFMPWNGYNFEDSILISERVVADDRYTSIHIEELVVMARDTKLGPEEITRDIPNLSEHQLSRLDESGIVYIGAEVQAGDVLVGKVTPKGETTLTPEEKLLRAIFGEKASDVKDTSLRVDQGTAGTVIDVQVFTREGIQRDKRAQQIIDDELKRFRLDLNDQLRIVEADAFDRIEKLLTGKVANGGPKKLAKGATIDKAYLADVEKYHWFDIRPAEDDIANQLESIKNSLEQTRHSFDLAFEEKRKKLTQGDELPAGVLKMVKVYLAVKRRLQPGDKMAGRHGNKGVVSKIVPVEDMPYMADGTPADIVLNPLGVPSRMNVGQVLEVHLGWAGKGIGQRIGDMLQQHTRVQELRKFFDELYNKSGGKTENIDELSDDEVIEMAQNLAKGVPFATPVFDGAAEEEIRGMLKLAYPDEIAKAKGLTATRTQATLHDGRTGDAFERPVTVGYMHVLKLHHLVDDKMHARSTGPYSLVTQQPLGGKAQFGGQRFGEMEVWALEAYGASYVLQEMLTVKSDDVNGRTKVYENIVKGEHAIDAGMPESFNVLVKEIRSLGIDIELERN, encoded by the coding sequence ATGGCGTATACCTACACCGAGCGCAAACGCATTCGCAAGAGCTTCGGCAAGCGCGAAAGCGTCCTCAACGTCCCCTACCTGCTGACGATGCAGCGGGAATCTTACGTCGCCTTCCTCCAGAAGGATGTGCCCCCGCAGAAGCGCAAGCCCGAGGGCTTGCAGGCAGCCTTCCTTTCCGCCTTCCCGATCGTGTCGCACAACGGGTTCGTGGAGATGAAGTTCATCGAATACAACATCGCCAAGCCTCCGTTCGACACCCGCGAGTGCCAGCAGCGTGGGCTGACCTACGCCTCCGCGGTGCGCGCGAAGCTGCAGATGATCGTCTATGACCGCGAGTCGCCGCAGGCGAAGACGGTCAAGGAGATCAAGGAGCAGGAAGTCTACATGGGCGAAGTGCCGCTGATGACGGACTACGGGTCCTTCATCGTCAACGGCACCGAGCGCGTCATCGTGTCTCAGCTGCACCGCTCGCCGGGCGTGTTCTTCGAGCACGACAAGGGCAAGACCCACAGCTCGGGCAAGCTGCTGTTCAGCGCGCGCATCATCCCCTACCGCGGCTCCTGGCTGGACTTCGAGTTCGACCCGAAGGACATCCTGTTCTTCCGCGTCGACCGTCGCCGCAAGATGCCGGTCACGATCCTGCTGAAGGCGATCGGCCTGAATCCCGAGCAGATCCTGGCGAACTTCTTCGTCTTCGACAACTTCCGCCTGATGGATTCGGGCGCGCAGATGGAGTTCGTCTCCGAGCGCCTGCGCGGTGAAGTGGCCCGCTTCGACATCACCGACAAGTCCGGCAACGTCATCGTCGAGAAGGACAAGCGCATCACCGCCCGCCACACCCGGGCGATGGAGCAGTCCGGCACCCAGTTCATCACGGTGCCCGAGGACTTCCTGGTCGGCCGCGTGCTGGCCAAGAACCAGGTCGATCCGGACACCGGCGAGATCATCGCCAAGGCCAACGACGAGCTGACCGACTCGCTGCTGAAGAAGCTGCGCGGCGCCGGCATCAAGGAAATCCAGTGCCTGTACACCAACGAGCTGGATCAGGGTGCCTACATCTCGCAAACGCTGGCCAGCGACGAAACCGCTGACCAGCTGGCCGCGCGCGTGGCCATCTACCGCATGATGCGCCCCGGCGAGCCGCCGACGGAAGACGCGGTCGAAGCGCTGTTCAACCGCCTGTTCTACAGCGCCGACACCTATGACCTGTCGCGCGTGGGCCGCATGAAGTTCAACGCCCGCGTGGGCCGCGACGAGCCGACCGGCCCGATGACGCTGTCCAACGAGGACATCCTCGACGTCGTCAAGATCCTGGTGGACCTGCGCAACGGCCGTGGCGAAGTGGACGACATCGACCACCTCGGCAACCGTCGCGTGCGTTGCGTCGGCGAGCTGGCCGAGAACCAGTACCGTTCGGGCCTGGCCCGCATCGAGAAGGCCGTCAAGGAGCGTCTGGGCCAGGCCGAGACCGAAGCCCTGATGCCGCACGACCTGATCAACTCCAAGCCGATTTCCGCGGCGCTCAAGGAGTTCTTCGGTGCGTCGCAGCTGTCGCAGTTCATGGACCAGACCAACCCGCTGTCCGAGATCACGCACAAGCGTCGCGTCTCGGCCCTGGGCCCGGGTGGTCTGACCCGCGAGCGCGCCGGCTTCGAGGTGCGCGACGTGCACCCGACCCACTACGGCCGCGTCTGCCCGATCGAAACGCCTGAAGGCCCGAACATCGGCCTGATCAATTCGCTCGCGCTGTACGCCCAGCTCAACGAGTACGGCTTCCTCGAAACCCCCTACCGCCGCGTGAGCGACGGCAAGGTGACCGACCAGATCGACTACCTGTCGGCCATCGAGGAAGGCAAGTACGTGATCGCGCAGGCCAACGCGTCGCTGGACGCCGAAGGCAAGCTGATCGACGAGCTGGTCTCCGCCCGTGAGAAGGGCGAGTCGGTGCTGACCTCGCCGGAACGCATCCAGTACATGGACGTGGCGCCGACGCAGATCGTCTCGGTGGCCGCGTCGCTGGTGCCCTTCCTCGAGCACGATGATGCGAACCGCGCACTGATGGGCGCCAACATGCAGCGCCAGGCCGTGCCGACGCTGCGCCCCGAGAAGGCCTTCGTCGGCACCGGCGTCGAGCGCGTCGCCGCGGTCGACTCGGGCACCGTCGTGGCTGCCAAGCGCGGCGGCGTGGTCGACTATGTCGATACCAACCGTGTCGTGATTCGTGTCAACGACAACGAGACGGTGGCAGGCGAAGTCGGCGTCGACATCTACAACCTGATCAAGTACCAGCGTTCCAACCAGAACACCAACATCCACCAGCGCCCCATCGTGCGCCGTGGTGATGTGGTGGCTGCCGGCGACGTGATCGCGGACGGCGCCTCGACCGACCTGGGCGAACTGGCGCTTGGCCAGAACATGCTGGTCGCGTTCATGCCGTGGAACGGCTACAACTTCGAAGACTCGATCCTGATCAGCGAACGCGTCGTGGCCGATGACCGCTACACCTCGATCCACATCGAGGAACTGGTGGTAATGGCCCGCGACACCAAGCTCGGGCCTGAGGAAATCACGCGCGACATCCCGAACCTGTCGGAGCACCAGCTGTCCCGCCTGGACGAGTCGGGCATCGTCTACATCGGCGCCGAAGTGCAGGCTGGCGACGTGCTGGTCGGCAAGGTCACGCCCAAGGGCGAGACCACGCTGACGCCTGAAGAGAAGCTGCTGCGCGCGATCTTCGGCGAGAAGGCGTCCGACGTGAAGGACACCTCGCTGCGGGTCGACCAGGGTACGGCAGGCACCGTCATCGACGTGCAGGTCTTCACCCGCGAAGGCATCCAGCGCGACAAGCGTGCCCAGCAGATCATCGACGACGAGCTGAAGCGCTTCCGCCTCGACCTGAACGACCAGCTGCGCATCGTCGAGGCCGACGCCTTCGACCGGATCGAGAAGCTGCTGACCGGCAAGGTCGCCAACGGCGGCCCGAAGAAGCTGGCCAAGGGTGCGACGATCGACAAGGCCTACCTGGCCGACGTCGAGAAGTACCACTGGTTCGACATCCGTCCGGCGGAAGACGACATCGCCAACCAGCTGGAAAGCATCAAGAACTCGCTGGAGCAGACCCGCCACAGCTTCGACCTCGCCTTCGAGGAAAAGCGCAAGAAGCTCACGCAGGGCGACGAGCTGCCGGCTGGCGTGCTGAAGATGGTCAAGGTCTACCTGGCCGTCAAGCGCCGCCTGCAGCCTGGCGACAAGATGGCCGGCCGCCACGGCAACAAGGGTGTGGTGTCGAAGATCGTTCCGGTCGAGGACATGCCCTACATGGCCGACGGCACGCCTGCCGACATCGTGCTCAACCCGCTGGGCGTGCCCTCGCGGATGAACGTCGGCCAGGTCCTGGAGGTGCACCTGGGCTGGGCCGGCAAGGGCATTGGCCAGCGCATCGGCGACATGCTGCAGCAGCACACCCGTGTGCAGGAGCTGCGCAAGTTCTTCGATGAGCTGTACAACAAGTCCGGCGGCAAGACCGAGAACATCGACGAGCTGAGCGACGACGAAGTCATCGAGATGGCGCAGAACCTGGCCAAGGGCGTGCCCTTCGCGACGCCGGTGTTCGACGGCGCAGCCGAGGAAGAAATCCGCGGCATGCTGAAGCTGGCCTATCCGGACGAGATCGCCAAGGCCAAGGGCCTGACCGCGACCCGTACCCAGGCCACGCTGCACGACGGCCGCACCGGCGACGCCTTCGAGCGCCCGGTCACCGTCGGCTACATGCACGTGCTGAAGCTGCACCACTTGGTGGACGACAAGATGCACGCCCGTTCGACCGGCCCGTACTCGCTCGTCACGCAGCAGCCGCTGGGTGGTAAGGCGCAGTTCGGTGGCCAGCGCTTCGGTGAGATGGAAGTGTGGGCGCTGGAGGCGTATGGCGCTTCCTATGTGCTGCAGGAAATGCTGACCGTGAAGTCCGACGACGTGAACGGCCGTACCAAGGTGTACGAGAACATCGTCAAGGGCGAACACGCGATCGATGCCGGCATGCCGGAATCGTTCAACGTGCTGGTCAAGGAAATTCGTTCGCTCGGCATCGACATCGAGCTCGAGCGCAACTAA
- the secE gene encoding preprotein translocase subunit SecE produces MSQPQVETVTTGADKAKLALSGALVIGAVAAFYLLNQQDTWVRVVALALGLVAAVALFFTAEQGKQLIGFSNESWREVKKVVWPSRKEAMQMTGYVFAFVVVMALFLWLTDKTLEWVLYDLILNWR; encoded by the coding sequence ATGAGCCAACCACAAGTCGAAACCGTCACCACCGGCGCAGACAAAGCCAAGCTCGCCCTCTCGGGCGCCTTGGTCATTGGCGCTGTGGCGGCGTTCTACCTGCTGAACCAGCAAGACACCTGGGTTCGCGTCGTGGCGCTGGCCCTCGGCTTGGTGGCTGCGGTGGCCTTGTTCTTCACGGCCGAGCAGGGCAAGCAGCTGATCGGCTTCTCGAACGAGTCGTGGCGCGAGGTCAAGAAGGTCGTGTGGCCGAGCCGCAAGGAAGCCATGCAGATGACGGGCTATGTCTTTGCCTTCGTCGTCGTGATGGCGCTGTTCCTCTGGCTGACCGACAAGACGCTGGAATGGGTGCTGTACGACCTGATCCTCAACTGGCGCTGA
- the rplJ gene encoding 50S ribosomal protein L10 gives MSLNRNEKQAVVTEVAEQAARSQTLALAEYRGLTVAQLDQLRKQARAQGVYLHVLKNTLARRAVAGTPFEVAAESMAGPLIYGFSEDAVAAAKVIADFAKGNDKLVIKAGAYSGKALDAAGVKALASIPSKEVLLSQLLGLMQSPVSRMARVLAALSEKRGEGAAAEAPAAEAAPAA, from the coding sequence TTGAGTCTGAATCGCAACGAGAAACAAGCCGTCGTGACGGAAGTGGCGGAGCAAGCAGCCCGCTCGCAGACGCTCGCGCTGGCGGAGTACCGTGGCCTCACCGTCGCTCAACTGGACCAGCTGCGCAAGCAAGCCCGTGCCCAAGGCGTGTACCTGCACGTCCTGAAGAACACGCTGGCTCGCCGTGCTGTCGCTGGCACCCCGTTCGAAGTGGCGGCCGAGTCCATGGCTGGTCCGCTGATCTACGGCTTTTCGGAAGATGCCGTTGCCGCCGCGAAAGTCATCGCTGACTTCGCCAAGGGCAACGACAAGCTGGTCATCAAGGCCGGCGCCTACAGTGGCAAAGCCCTCGACGCCGCCGGCGTGAAGGCACTCGCCTCCATCCCGAGCAAGGAAGTGCTGCTGTCCCAACTGTTGGGCCTCATGCAGTCGCCGGTGTCTCGCATGGCTCGCGTGCTGGCTGCCCTGTCCGAGAAGCGTGGCGAAGGCGCCGCTGCCGAGGCACCCGCTGCCGAAGCCGCCCCCGCAGCTTGA
- the rplL gene encoding 50S ribosomal protein L7/L12 has protein sequence MAFDKDAFLTALDSMSVMELNDLVKAIEEKFGVSAAAMAAPAAGGGAAAPAAEEKTEFNVVLLEAGSNKVGVIKAVREITGLGLKEAKDLVDGAPKPVKEGIAKADAEAAKKKLEEAGAKVELK, from the coding sequence ATGGCATTCGATAAAGACGCTTTCCTGACCGCCCTGGACAGCATGTCCGTGATGGAACTCAATGACCTGGTGAAGGCCATTGAAGAGAAGTTCGGCGTGTCCGCCGCTGCGATGGCTGCTCCCGCTGCTGGCGGCGGCGCTGCTGCTCCGGCTGCTGAAGAGAAGACCGAATTCAACGTCGTGCTGCTGGAAGCCGGCTCGAACAAGGTCGGCGTGATCAAGGCCGTGCGCGAAATCACCGGCCTGGGCCTGAAGGAAGCCAAGGACCTGGTCGACGGCGCTCCGAAGCCCGTCAAGGAAGGCATTGCCAAGGCCGACGCCGAAGCCGCCAAGAAGAAGCTGGAAGAAGCCGGCGCCAAGGTGGAACTCAAGTAA